A genomic window from Candidatus Acididesulfobacter guangdongensis includes:
- a CDS encoding diguanylate cyclase — protein MPDIIYSPGPRPKMSIKKKFLISFLSATVIPLIILAIANTVIFKTQAKKDALSKVRITLQGAERIYYAQANQLKNAFLISNYNPYFTKSLITKNSRFLNSLVYSYKTAFNYADLICVLSRSKMILASSRGKSNIKLILNGLIDKSFSRDTPIVKTVYIKNYTQKKLGLNYNNIGSSINNLFLVTVVPITYKAKVVGGILGFINLYKDGYIPRTIYNDYHMNPAIFSSIFQTQTAISTMNIPGNVFGVGSKLPFSIYKKISFGKNFINEMNYDGKNVFVAFHPIKDINNKVVGSLGVLISNHEYATLLKKSAVYSILIIIFGLLISLIITYFASKDTLNPIYMTLEAIKKFSSGELDTRLIIKTNDEFEKIGEGFTEMAVNVHDREERMLKYNEFSDFLTKSLDFNHILSGTLDKLEELTDSVSGIIYEAVEIAGKPRLLPKKYYGIRKFVAKEFDTDEGIVGECLTKKKIIWFHDIPENAILLKEQLLSDGANGKTIDYGFCEVFPKDIVWLPLYIESSSKISIPLGVIMLSSLKGFKKEDISFLEHAAKELSITLDNARMHQKLAKLSITDELTGLYNRRYLNEFLEREFSLAKRHNTRLSLLMMDIDDFKHLNDFYGHQLGDEVLRTVGQIINNNIRATDLGARYGGEEFTIVLPQTGFGGSFEVAKKIKEQLSQHQFKGLVENITISIGIANYPECEEFNHLNYANHINYTDKSIAETETDAVDNNALKTGKTDILINDDSALRSGSFSTSDNSALRSADAAGSADNIAEINTIDKLINIADDYLYEAKSNGKNRIAGSDCGKKIIFK, from the coding sequence ATGCCAGATATAATATATTCTCCCGGTCCGCGTCCTAAAATGAGCATAAAGAAGAAATTCCTAATTTCTTTTCTTTCCGCTACCGTTATACCTCTGATTATTCTTGCTATTGCCAATACCGTTATATTTAAAACTCAGGCAAAAAAAGATGCTTTATCAAAAGTAAGAATCACTCTGCAAGGCGCCGAAAGAATTTATTATGCTCAGGCAAATCAGCTTAAAAATGCATTTCTTATAAGCAATTATAATCCGTATTTTACAAAATCTTTAATAACTAAAAACAGCCGGTTTCTTAACAGTTTAGTTTATTCTTACAAAACAGCTTTTAATTACGCCGATTTAATTTGCGTGCTTAGCCGGTCAAAGATGATATTAGCTTCAAGCAGGGGCAAAAGCAATATAAAATTAATTTTAAACGGTTTAATAGATAAATCATTCAGCAGAGATACTCCTATTGTAAAAACAGTGTATATTAAAAACTACACACAGAAAAAACTTGGATTAAATTATAATAACATCGGCAGTTCTATAAATAATCTTTTTTTGGTGACGGTTGTTCCTATTACATATAAAGCAAAAGTAGTAGGGGGCATTTTAGGATTTATTAATTTGTATAAAGACGGTTATATTCCCAGAACTATTTATAACGATTATCATATGAATCCGGCAATATTCAGTTCTATTTTTCAGACTCAGACGGCTATTTCTACTATGAATATCCCCGGTAACGTATTTGGCGTCGGTTCTAAACTTCCTTTTTCGATATATAAAAAAATATCTTTCGGTAAAAATTTTATAAATGAAATGAATTATGACGGTAAAAATGTTTTTGTAGCATTTCATCCGATTAAAGATATAAATAATAAAGTCGTAGGTTCCTTAGGTGTTTTGATTTCAAATCATGAATATGCGACTTTATTAAAAAAATCTGCCGTCTATTCAATTTTAATTATTATCTTCGGGCTGCTTATATCTTTAATTATTACCTATTTTGCATCTAAAGATACTTTAAATCCGATATATATGACGCTGGAAGCTATTAAAAAATTTTCATCCGGCGAACTTGACACAAGATTAATAATTAAAACAAATGACGAATTTGAAAAGATAGGTGAAGGTTTTACCGAAATGGCGGTAAACGTTCACGATAGAGAAGAAAGGATGCTTAAATATAATGAGTTTTCCGATTTTTTAACTAAATCGTTGGATTTTAACCATATTTTATCGGGAACATTAGATAAACTTGAAGAACTGACCGATTCAGTTTCAGGAATTATTTACGAGGCTGTGGAAATAGCCGGCAAACCTCGGTTGCTTCCAAAAAAATATTACGGCATAAGAAAATTTGTTGCTAAAGAATTTGATACAGATGAAGGTATTGTGGGAGAATGTCTTACTAAAAAGAAAATTATATGGTTTCACGATATACCGGAAAATGCGATTCTGCTTAAAGAACAGCTTTTGAGCGACGGAGCAAACGGAAAAACTATAGATTACGGTTTTTGCGAGGTTTTTCCAAAGGATATAGTATGGCTTCCGTTATATATAGAATCTTCATCTAAAATTTCAATACCTTTAGGTGTCATTATGCTATCAAGTCTCAAGGGATTTAAAAAGGAAGATATAAGTTTCTTGGAGCATGCCGCAAAAGAGCTTTCTATTACGTTAGATAACGCAAGAATGCATCAGAAATTGGCTAAATTAAGTATCACCGATGAATTGACGGGATTATACAATAGAAGATACTTAAATGAATTTCTGGAAAGGGAGTTTAGTTTAGCTAAAAGACATAACACCAGACTGTCATTATTAATGATGGATATTGACGATTTTAAACATCTGAATGATTTTTACGGTCATCAGCTCGGAGACGAGGTTTTGAGGACGGTAGGGCAGATAATTAATAATAATATAAGGGCAACAGATTTAGGCGCCCGCTACGGCGGAGAAGAATTTACAATAGTGCTTCCGCAAACAGGTTTCGGAGGCAGTTTTGAAGTTGCAAAAAAGATTAAAGAACAATTGTCGCAGCATCAATTTAAAGGGTTAGTTGAAAACATCACTATCTCTATCGGTATTGCTAATTATCCAGAATGCGAAGAGTTTAATCATTTAAATTATGCAAATCATATAAATTATACAGATAAAAGCATTGCCGAAACCGAAACTGATGCGGTGGACAATAATGCTTTAAAAACCGGTAAAACCGATATTCTGATTAACGATGATAGTGCTTTAAGAAGCGGCAGCTTTAGTACTTCGGATAATAGCGCTTTAAGGAGCGCTGATGCTGCGGGCTCTGCAGATAATATTGCAGAAATAAATACAATCGATAAGTTAATCAACATAGCCGATGATTATTTATATGAAGCAAAATCTAACGGAAAAAACAGAATAGCAGGTTCAGATTGCGGAAAAAAAATTATTTTTAAATAA
- the gcvT gene encoding glycine cleavage system aminomethyltransferase GcvT, which translates to MNDKNADNNENEDKKTPLYDKHRNLGAKIVSFAGFSMPLYYKSIIDEHLNVRNNSGLFDISHMGEIIVKGKDAGIFLDYVLTADISSIFPNTITYSLILNENGGVIDDLTIYKFSNESYMIVANAANTEKDFAWIHTQMLNLQKTKTDNGQYMFQNVTVDNYSEKIGLLSVQGPKSRNIIYPLVEDVSDNYGRSENNFCNIFNFQYNIKSLKELNHFEFSCVRFKEIEIEAVISRSGYTGEFGFEIFTDADDVGKLWDYIIEHKELSNLLPVGLGARDTLRFEAALPLYGHELDETITPYDAGLEKYLSKNKDFIGKEALEKIKNKEKKLIFFKLAGKQIPRHLQRILDENLKPIGCVASGTYSPLNKMPIGSAYISDSNVTPSMLKNFYIDIRGNFEKAEVVMPPFHRTKK; encoded by the coding sequence ATGAATGATAAAAATGCAGATAATAACGAAAACGAAGATAAAAAGACCCCGCTTTACGATAAACACCGTAATCTCGGCGCCAAGATTGTTTCTTTTGCCGGTTTTTCGATGCCCTTATATTATAAAAGTATTATAGATGAACACCTTAACGTCAGAAATAATTCAGGACTTTTTGATATATCGCATATGGGAGAGATTATCGTAAAAGGAAAAGATGCAGGTATATTCTTGGATTATGTTCTTACGGCTGATATATCTTCTATTTTTCCAAATACGATAACGTATTCTCTTATCCTTAATGAAAACGGCGGCGTTATTGATGATTTGACTATTTATAAATTCTCTAATGAAAGTTATATGATTGTGGCTAATGCCGCTAATACCGAAAAGGATTTTGCATGGATTCACACACAAATGCTCAATTTGCAAAAAACAAAAACTGATAACGGTCAGTATATGTTTCAAAATGTAACGGTTGACAATTATAGCGAGAAAATCGGTCTGCTTTCAGTCCAAGGACCGAAATCGCGCAATATAATATATCCGCTGGTTGAAGACGTTTCAGATAATTACGGCAGGAGTGAAAATAATTTTTGCAATATATTTAATTTTCAATATAATATTAAATCTCTAAAAGAACTTAATCATTTTGAATTTAGCTGCGTCAGATTTAAAGAAATAGAAATTGAAGCCGTTATATCGAGAAGCGGATATACAGGCGAATTCGGTTTTGAAATTTTTACCGATGCGGATGACGTCGGCAAATTATGGGATTATATTATTGAGCATAAGGAGCTTTCAAATCTTTTGCCTGTCGGACTTGGAGCGCGGGATACATTAAGATTTGAAGCGGCTTTACCCCTATATGGTCACGAGCTTGACGAGACTATAACCCCATACGATGCTGGATTAGAAAAATATTTATCAAAAAATAAAGATTTTATCGGTAAAGAAGCTCTTGAAAAAATTAAAAATAAAGAAAAAAAACTAATATTTTTTAAACTGGCAGGGAAACAGATTCCAAGACATCTGCAGAGGATACTTGATGAAAATCTTAAACCGATAGGGTGCGTCGCCAGCGGAACGTACAGCCCGTTAAACAAAATGCCGATAGGCAGCGCTTACATTTCAGATTCTAATGTAACCCCTTCGATGTTAAAGAATTTCTATATAGATATAAGGGGTAATTTTGAAAAAGCGGAAGTAGTCATGCCCCCTTTTCATAGAACAAAAAAGTAA
- the gcvH gene encoding glycine cleavage system protein GcvH translates to MADNSKFYFAKSHEWISLDSNNVYNLGISDFAQSELGDVVYVQLPEVGKQYKKDEKIGEIESVKSVSEIYAPADLTIKGVNSKLNETPELINNEPLGEGFIAQIELNNPSDLSSLMDKNSYESFVKSNHE, encoded by the coding sequence ATGGCGGATAATAGTAAGTTTTATTTTGCAAAATCTCATGAATGGATTAGTCTTGATTCAAACAATGTTTATAATCTCGGCATCTCGGATTTTGCGCAATCAGAATTAGGCGATGTAGTTTATGTTCAGCTTCCCGAAGTAGGAAAGCAATATAAAAAAGATGAAAAAATAGGCGAAATAGAATCCGTCAAGTCTGTTTCGGAAATTTATGCTCCTGCGGATTTAACGATAAAAGGCGTAAATTCCAAACTAAATGAGACTCCGGAATTAATTAACAATGAACCTTTAGGAGAGGGATTTATTGCCCAAATAGAATTAAATAATCCTTCGGATTTGTCGTCTTTAATGGATAAAAATTCCTACGAATCTTTTGTAAAATCAAACCATGAATAG
- a CDS encoding aminomethyl-transferring glycine dehydrogenase subunit GcvPA — MNSFRYIPASNEEIKKIYKFIGIKDKKELFHKIIGDISLIEGKELDFMPDQMDELSLYKYFSDINDKLRGSGSIPVFAGGGIYDHYVPSAVDAIMSRAEFYTPYTPYQPEVSQGTLMALFEFQSMLASILGMDAVNASMYDGAESLAEAVLMSLRIYRQNRQTDSDTGNNKKIKILVSKSVNPTYIEVVKTFIKDLDIVIEFIDIDSEKGYTDAALLAEKLQENKNICAFIVQQPNYFGIIEDLEFIEKIVHSEESDSSLKPHLIVCSSEPFSFGTIAPPGFYNADIFAGEGNSFGNYMNFGGPLLGLFAAKKEFIRQMPGRITGKSKDSKNQDAYLFILATREQHIRRQAATSNICTNNSLNALRAAVYLSLCSKEGFKEISLLNLKLSHILCEKLIDTGLFSLKYAGNFYNEFVIEINNKKMNASVFINEMMKKGILAGISLEDGGNEVLIAVTEKTGIKDIDNYVKRAVEIFS; from the coding sequence ATGAATAGTTTTCGCTATATTCCCGCTTCGAATGAAGAAATAAAAAAAATATATAAATTTATCGGCATTAAAGATAAAAAAGAATTATTTCATAAAATTATAGGCGATATTTCTTTAATCGAGGGAAAAGAACTTGATTTTATGCCTGACCAAATGGATGAATTATCGCTTTATAAGTATTTTTCCGATATAAACGATAAGTTGCGCGGCAGCGGCAGCATACCGGTTTTTGCAGGCGGAGGCATATACGATCATTATGTTCCGTCCGCAGTTGATGCGATAATGTCGAGAGCGGAATTTTATACCCCTTATACACCGTATCAACCTGAAGTCAGCCAGGGAACCTTAATGGCGCTCTTTGAATTTCAATCTATGCTTGCATCAATTTTAGGAATGGATGCCGTTAATGCTTCAATGTATGACGGCGCAGAAAGTTTGGCTGAGGCAGTGCTCATGTCTCTGCGGATTTATCGCCAGAACCGCCAAACCGATTCCGATACCGGCAATAACAAAAAAATTAAGATACTTGTTTCTAAAAGTGTTAATCCGACTTATATAGAAGTTGTTAAAACTTTTATCAAAGATTTAGATATTGTTATAGAATTTATAGATATTGATTCTGAAAAAGGCTATACCGACGCTGCTCTTTTGGCGGAAAAATTACAAGAAAATAAAAATATTTGCGCTTTTATAGTTCAGCAGCCGAATTATTTCGGAATCATAGAAGATTTAGAATTTATTGAAAAGATAGTCCACAGTGAAGAATCAGACTCATCTTTAAAGCCGCATTTGATCGTCTGCTCGTCAGAACCTTTCAGTTTCGGAACGATTGCGCCCCCCGGATTTTATAATGCCGATATTTTTGCAGGGGAAGGAAACAGTTTTGGCAATTATATGAATTTTGGAGGACCGCTGTTAGGTCTTTTTGCCGCAAAGAAAGAATTTATAAGACAAATGCCGGGGAGAATTACAGGCAAGTCTAAAGATAGCAAAAATCAGGACGCATACCTGTTTATTCTTGCAACCAGGGAACAGCACATAAGGAGGCAGGCTGCAACATCTAACATTTGCACAAACAATTCATTGAATGCTTTAAGAGCGGCAGTTTATCTATCTCTGTGCTCTAAAGAAGGGTTTAAAGAAATCTCGCTTCTAAATCTTAAGTTATCTCATATTTTATGCGAAAAACTGATAGATACCGGTTTGTTTTCTCTCAAATATGCAGGAAATTTTTATAATGAATTTGTTATAGAAATAAATAATAAAAAAATGAATGCATCGGTATTTATAAACGAAATGATGAAAAAGGGCATATTAGCCGGTATTTCCTTAGAAGACGGCGGCAATGAAGTTTTAATAGCGGTAACTGAAAAAACAGGTATTAAAGATATAGACAATTACGTTAAGCGTGCAGTTGAAATATTCTCTTGA
- a CDS encoding aminotransferase class V-fold PLP-dependent enzyme — protein sequence MKKFPGSKGLVFNEDLLINQSSKGLSGISMPSNNLSGAHIGKTAKDYIDAKFLRNEKKSPLLLPEVSESTAVRHFTRLSSWNICVDTAFYPLGSCTMKYNPKINETIASLNNIKNLHPMLPAGYIQPILKIIYEFNRLLCGLTGLDEFTFSPQAGAAGEFTGMKIIKKYFEVKNEKRNIVLIPDSSHGTNPASSYIAGFTPVEIKTFLADKHDSHGTREEAQSAKDNEFANIKNKPKGYININELKKYINKDVAAIMITNPNTFGLFEKNIREAAELMHKNGSLVYMDGANFNAFIGNCRVSDFGVDILHLNLHKTFSTPHGGGGPGSGPVGVKDFLKEFLPIPYISVKRQEPNNKQAANDEQSYYYELKNERKYSIGRISSFYGNFAVILRAYSYLLSLGRQNISKISEIAILNANYMKKKLKDTFIESDPFPEELCMHECVLNDNVFQSEGISTLDFAKSIIDYGFHPPTIYFPKNIHGAIMIEPTETESMKTMDSFINAMKEIKKKGNKYTSKSPKNTKTGRLNEVLANKNPIFK from the coding sequence ATGAAAAAATTTCCAGGGTCGAAAGGTCTCGTTTTTAACGAAGATTTATTAATTAATCAAAGTTCAAAAGGACTGAGCGGCATAAGTATGCCTTCAAATAATTTAAGCGGAGCTCATATCGGTAAAACTGCTAAAGATTACATTGACGCAAAATTTTTAAGAAATGAAAAAAAATCTCCGTTACTGCTTCCTGAAGTGTCTGAATCCACGGCTGTAAGACATTTTACGCGTCTTTCAAGCTGGAATATCTGCGTAGATACAGCTTTTTATCCGTTAGGGTCATGTACAATGAAATACAATCCAAAAATTAACGAAACTATAGCCTCTTTAAATAATATAAAAAATTTGCACCCGATGCTGCCGGCAGGCTATATTCAGCCCATTTTGAAAATAATCTATGAATTTAACAGGTTGTTGTGCGGATTAACAGGTTTGGATGAATTTACGTTTAGTCCGCAGGCAGGCGCAGCCGGTGAATTTACAGGCATGAAGATTATTAAAAAATATTTTGAAGTTAAAAATGAGAAAAGAAATATTGTTTTAATTCCTGACAGTTCCCATGGAACTAATCCTGCGAGCAGCTATATAGCAGGCTTTACACCGGTTGAAATTAAAACATTCCTCGCTGATAAACATGACAGCCATGGTACTCGGGAAGAGGCGCAAAGCGCTAAAGACAATGAGTTTGCTAATATAAAAAATAAGCCTAAAGGATATATTAATATAAACGAACTTAAGAAATATATTAACAAAGATGTTGCAGCAATAATGATTACAAATCCGAACACATTCGGATTATTTGAAAAAAATATCAGAGAAGCTGCTGAACTAATGCATAAAAACGGTTCCCTGGTTTACATGGACGGCGCTAATTTTAATGCTTTCATAGGTAATTGCAGAGTTTCAGATTTTGGCGTGGACATACTGCATTTGAATCTGCATAAAACATTTTCTACACCGCATGGCGGAGGAGGTCCTGGAAGCGGACCCGTCGGAGTTAAAGATTTTTTGAAAGAGTTTTTGCCTATTCCATATATCAGCGTTAAGAGACAGGAACCAAACAATAAACAGGCGGCGAATGACGAACAGAGTTATTATTACGAATTAAAAAATGAAAGAAAATATTCAATCGGCAGAATTTCTTCGTTTTACGGAAATTTTGCTGTAATTTTAAGAGCATATTCTTATCTATTGTCACTTGGAAGACAGAATATATCTAAAATTAGCGAGATAGCAATTTTAAACGCAAATTATATGAAAAAGAAACTTAAAGACACTTTTATTGAAAGCGACCCTTTTCCTGAAGAATTATGTATGCATGAGTGTGTTCTGAACGATAATGTTTTTCAATCGGAAGGAATTTCAACTTTAGATTTTGCAAAATCCATTATAGATTACGGTTTTCATCCTCCTACAATATATTTTCCTAAAAATATTCACGGTGCAATTATGATTGAACCAACGGAAACAGAATCAATGAAAACTATGGATAGTTTTATTAACGCTATGAAAGAAATAAAGAAAAAAGGTAATAAATATACTTCAAAATCGCCTAAAAACACTAAGACAGGAAGGCTTAACGAAGTTTTAGCCAATAAAAATCCAATTTTTAAGTAG
- a CDS encoding alpha/beta fold hydrolase — MDFKEIQFEAADGGEIHGSLFGTYSDSVILAHGKVFNKESFYDLSEILLKNKITSLAFDFRGYGLSKAGSSGLSGLGEDVIGAINFMKAQDFVKNITLLGASMGGNAVLNAAKLYKPEEIKSVIALSSTFVDGVNFIDIPVHYLGSEDEKFAEGIKNMYASTKSKKSLHLFKGGTHGQNIFATEFKDELTATIISYIKE; from the coding sequence ATGGATTTTAAAGAAATTCAGTTTGAAGCCGCCGACGGCGGGGAAATACACGGGTCATTGTTCGGCACATACTCTGATTCAGTTATATTGGCTCACGGTAAAGTTTTCAATAAAGAAAGTTTTTATGATCTTAGCGAAATCCTTCTGAAAAATAAAATTACATCATTGGCATTCGACTTTAGAGGCTATGGATTATCAAAAGCCGGCAGCAGCGGTTTATCCGGTTTAGGAGAAGATGTTATAGGCGCAATAAATTTTATGAAAGCCCAGGATTTTGTTAAAAATATAACATTGCTTGGCGCAAGCATGGGCGGCAATGCGGTGTTAAACGCAGCTAAACTGTACAAACCTGAAGAGATAAAATCTGTTATAGCGCTTTCTTCTACATTTGTGGATGGCGTTAATTTTATAGATATTCCGGTGCATTATCTGGGCTCCGAAGACGAAAAATTTGCCGAAGGAATTAAAAATATGTATGCCAGCACAAAGTCTAAAAAATCTTTGCATCTGTTTAAAGGCGGCACTCACGGTCAAAATATTTTTGCTACGGAATTTAAAGACGAACTAACGGCGACGATTATTTCTTATATTAAAGAATAA
- a CDS encoding MFS transporter, giving the protein MPAIFFVFIVILFQRANTMMVQSINPLFVKYILHTNLVYVGIATAVYAASTLSVRYIVSIRVKPVHITKFIIVGMILFSMTMLGYFFSDSLLEFLLFVVISGFATAIIMPFLLSLVNFVSDKKDIEKNLTIYSLMLSLALVIGPVLGTLLLAVLNIRYIYLLLFVFAAAGVFFAIKINKTAKNKIKAKMCQDNNIIYGESKQNNNDDNINIAQKIKQKKDKLIFRLFKNKKFLEVIFYNTVFSICFASIVAFGGVYARNNFNAPYFLITLLFAIFFISSLLTRIALLFLTKKGKIKQKMNIMNISILLSSLSFAAMFLSNNIIFYALALVLLGIPHALIFPIGTMRISEVVEVKQIVAANTIYQSNFDIGGIIGPFFLAYIGEAYSIKLVFLSLAVFLMLAFILGRIFMKFIDYVPNN; this is encoded by the coding sequence ATGCCCGCTATATTTTTTGTATTTATAGTAATACTTTTTCAAAGAGCAAATACTATGATGGTGCAATCCATCAATCCGCTCTTTGTAAAGTATATATTGCATACTAATCTTGTCTATGTCGGAATAGCTACCGCCGTTTATGCCGCAAGCACTCTTTCTGTCCGCTATATCGTAAGTATTAGAGTAAAGCCCGTCCATATAACAAAATTTATAATTGTCGGAATGATTTTATTTTCTATGACAATGTTGGGATATTTTTTTTCAGATTCGCTTCTCGAATTTTTACTGTTTGTTGTTATTTCAGGGTTTGCTACTGCCATAATAATGCCTTTTCTGCTTTCGTTAGTTAATTTTGTTTCAGATAAAAAAGATATAGAAAAAAATCTAACCATATATTCCTTAATGTTAAGTCTTGCCCTTGTAATAGGACCTGTTCTCGGCACGCTTTTGCTTGCTGTTTTAAATATAAGATATATTTATTTGCTTTTATTTGTATTTGCCGCCGCAGGTGTTTTTTTTGCAATAAAAATCAATAAGACTGCAAAAAATAAAATTAAAGCAAAAATGTGTCAGGACAACAATATAATCTACGGTGAATCTAAACAAAATAATAATGATGATAATATAAATATAGCGCAAAAAATAAAGCAAAAAAAGGATAAGTTAATTTTTAGACTTTTTAAAAATAAAAAATTTCTTGAGGTGATTTTTTATAATACTGTTTTCAGTATATGTTTTGCTTCTATAGTAGCGTTTGGAGGTGTTTACGCACGAAACAATTTTAATGCGCCCTATTTTTTGATAACGTTGTTATTCGCAATATTTTTCATATCTTCGCTGCTAACGCGCATTGCTCTTTTATTTCTTACTAAAAAGGGTAAAATAAAACAAAAAATGAATATAATGAATATTTCAATTTTATTATCTTCGTTATCCTTTGCTGCTATGTTCCTGTCGAATAATATTATTTTTTATGCACTGGCGCTTGTTTTGCTCGGTATACCCCATGCTTTAATTTTTCCAATCGGAACCATGCGAATTTCTGAAGTTGTCGAGGTAAAACAGATTGTAGCCGCTAATACTATATATCAGTCCAATTTTGATATAGGCGGTATTATAGGTCCTTTTTTTCTTGCTTATATAGGAGAGGCATATTCAATAAAATTAGTATTTTTATCGCTTGCCGTTTTTTTAATGCTGGCTTTTATATTAGGACGTATTTTTATGAAATTCATTGACTATGTTCCCAATAATTAA
- the pheA gene encoding prephenate dehydratase has product MKELDNLRNQIDEIDRDIVNILNKRGEIAVKIGEIKSIHNKTYYNPSRENEVYENVRLLNKGPLKNEHIVNIFREIISACISIEASIKISYFGPEGTFTHLAAIKRFGQSRTLIPVKTIGNVFDNVVKGLSEYGVVPVENTTEGMVNATLDMFVNSNVTIIGEELIPISHFLYSEETDKEKIKKIYSHPQALAQCRNFLEENFKNAELIDSFSTADACKIAVNETGTAAIASEAAGRIFGLNALFSHIEDFTNNYTRFLIISKGERTVKTNNDKTSILFSIKNSVGALYKILKPFYDNEINITKIISRPSKKTNWDYLFFIDVDCHESEESIKKAIENIKEYTIFVKILGSYEYATI; this is encoded by the coding sequence ATGAAAGAACTTGACAATTTAAGAAATCAAATAGACGAAATAGATAGGGATATAGTCAATATTCTTAATAAGCGCGGAGAAATAGCCGTTAAAATCGGAGAAATAAAGTCTATACACAATAAAACCTATTACAATCCGTCCAGAGAAAATGAAGTATATGAAAATGTCAGATTATTAAATAAAGGACCTTTGAAAAACGAACACATCGTAAATATTTTCAGGGAAATAATATCGGCATGTATATCTATTGAAGCAAGCATCAAGATAAGCTATTTCGGACCGGAGGGTACGTTTACCCATCTTGCGGCTATCAAACGTTTTGGACAGTCGAGAACACTCATTCCGGTCAAAACAATCGGAAATGTATTTGATAATGTTGTTAAAGGATTATCGGAATACGGAGTCGTACCGGTTGAAAATACGACGGAAGGAATGGTTAACGCGACTCTGGATATGTTTGTGAATTCTAACGTGACAATAATAGGGGAAGAGCTGATTCCTATCAGCCATTTTCTGTATTCTGAAGAAACGGATAAAGAAAAAATTAAAAAAATATACTCACACCCGCAAGCGTTAGCACAATGCAGAAATTTTCTTGAAGAAAATTTTAAAAATGCTGAATTAATAGATTCGTTTTCAACCGCGGATGCCTGTAAAATAGCTGTCAATGAAACCGGTACGGCAGCAATAGCTTCAGAGGCGGCAGGGCGCATATTCGGTCTTAATGCGCTTTTTTCCCACATTGAAGATTTTACCAACAATTATACAAGATTTTTGATAATATCTAAGGGGGAGAGGACCGTTAAAACAAATAACGATAAAACTTCCATATTATTTTCCATAAAAAATTCAGTGGGAGCTTTATATAAGATATTAAAACCTTTCTACGACAATGAAATTAATATTACGAAAATAATTTCCAGACCGTCAAAGAAAACGAACTGGGATTATTTATTTTTTATAGATGTTGATTGCCATGAATCTGAAGAAAGTATAAAAAAAGCAATTGAAAATATTAAGGAATACACTATTTTTGTTAAAATACTCGGTTCTTACGAATACGCAACTATATAA